Proteins from a genomic interval of Treponema brennaborense DSM 12168:
- the fumC gene encoding class II fumarate hydratase: protein MEYRIEHDSMGEVKVPADKYWAAQTERSHENFKIGVGIETMPREITKAFGILKKAAAMANAALKPEKMTAEKLSAIGKACDEVISGSLNDHFPLVVWQTGSGTQSNMNANEVIANRGNEIAGSKLLHPNDDINMSQSSNDTFPTAMHISAVMALEDKLLPAVDTLIATFKRLEAENEGVVKSGRTHLQDATPITFSQEISGWRSSLERDRELIVRSIEPLTELALGGTAVGTGLNAPKGFDVKVAAAVSELTGKKFVTAANKFHALTSKDEIVFAHGAVKALACDMMKIANDIRWLASGPRDGLGEIFIPENEPGSSIMPGKVNPTQCEAVTMVAVQVMGNDVAVGMAASQGNFELNVFMPVCIYNFLQSVRLLAEAMVSFNDNCAVGIKANREKMHHNLHNSLMLVTALNPYIGYENAAKTAKKAFKENISLKEACVALGFLSAEKFDEVFHPEQMV from the coding sequence ATGGAATACAGAATAGAACACGATTCAATGGGCGAGGTAAAAGTTCCCGCCGATAAATATTGGGCCGCCCAGACGGAACGCAGTCACGAAAACTTCAAAATCGGCGTCGGAATCGAAACGATGCCGCGCGAAATTACCAAAGCGTTCGGTATCCTCAAAAAGGCTGCCGCAATGGCGAACGCCGCGCTCAAGCCCGAAAAAATGACTGCGGAAAAACTTTCCGCAATAGGTAAAGCCTGCGACGAAGTCATTTCCGGTTCGCTGAACGATCATTTTCCGCTCGTCGTCTGGCAGACCGGAAGCGGTACGCAGTCGAACATGAACGCGAACGAAGTTATCGCGAACCGCGGCAATGAAATCGCCGGTTCCAAACTGCTGCATCCGAACGACGACATCAACATGAGTCAGTCGTCGAACGACACGTTCCCGACGGCGATGCACATTTCGGCGGTTATGGCGCTCGAAGACAAACTGCTGCCCGCCGTCGATACGCTGATTGCGACGTTCAAACGGCTCGAAGCCGAAAACGAAGGCGTCGTCAAAAGCGGACGCACGCATTTACAGGACGCGACGCCGATTACCTTTTCGCAGGAAATCAGCGGCTGGCGTTCTTCTTTGGAACGCGACCGCGAACTGATCGTCCGTTCGATAGAACCGCTGACCGAGCTTGCGCTCGGCGGAACGGCGGTCGGGACGGGGCTGAACGCACCGAAAGGCTTCGACGTAAAAGTCGCCGCCGCCGTGTCGGAACTGACCGGTAAAAAATTCGTTACCGCTGCGAACAAATTCCACGCGCTCACCAGTAAGGACGAAATCGTATTCGCTCACGGCGCGGTCAAAGCGCTCGCGTGCGATATGATGAAAATCGCGAACGATATTCGCTGGCTCGCGTCCGGACCGCGCGACGGTCTCGGTGAAATTTTCATACCCGAAAACGAACCCGGTTCTTCAATCATGCCCGGTAAAGTCAATCCCACGCAGTGCGAAGCGGTAACGATGGTCGCCGTTCAGGTTATGGGCAACGACGTTGCCGTCGGTATGGCCGCAAGTCAGGGAAACTTTGAGCTGAACGTGTTCATGCCGGTCTGCATTTACAATTTTTTGCAGTCAGTGCGGCTGCTTGCCGAAGCGATGGTTTCGTTCAACGATAACTGCGCGGTCGGCATAAAAGCGAATCGGGAAAAAATGCACCACAACCTGCACAATTCACTGATGCTCGTTACCGCGCTCAATCCGTATATCGGATATGAAAACGCGGCGAAAACGGCAAAAAAAGCGTTCAAGGAAAACATTTCCCTGAAAGAAGCGTGCGTTGCGCTCGGTTTCCTGAGTGCCGAAAAATTCGATGAAGTATTTCATCCCGAACAAATGGTTTAG
- a CDS encoding CoB--CoM heterodisulfide reductase iron-sulfur subunit B family protein translates to MTFSYYPGCTLRTKAVELDRSARAAAAALGITLEEVPEWQCCGGVYPMAKDEIATKLSSVRTLAQARDGGRDLVTICSACHNVLKQVNNDMRTDAEIAAKANNYMQLETPYNGETKVLHYLELLRDVVGFDAIAKKVVKPFTGKKIGAYYGCLLLRPGRVMQMDNPENPVIIEDFIRAIGGEPVAYGLRNECCGGYATIEDKNTAHKRGGKILLNAAESDAELLVTACPLCLYNLNKNEASKTTPVYYFTELLAQALGVSEKEVL, encoded by the coding sequence ATGACTTTCAGTTATTATCCGGGATGCACGCTGCGGACGAAAGCGGTCGAACTTGATCGTTCCGCACGCGCGGCCGCCGCCGCTTTGGGAATTACGCTTGAAGAAGTTCCCGAATGGCAGTGCTGCGGCGGCGTGTATCCGATGGCAAAAGATGAAATCGCGACGAAGCTGTCTTCCGTGCGCACGCTCGCTCAGGCGCGCGACGGCGGCCGCGATTTGGTAACGATCTGTTCGGCGTGTCACAACGTGCTCAAGCAGGTGAACAACGATATGCGTACCGACGCGGAGATTGCGGCGAAGGCGAACAACTATATGCAGCTTGAAACGCCGTACAACGGTGAAACGAAGGTGCTGCATTATCTGGAATTGCTGCGCGACGTAGTCGGTTTCGATGCGATTGCAAAAAAGGTCGTAAAACCGTTTACCGGTAAAAAAATCGGCGCGTATTACGGCTGCTTGCTGCTGCGTCCCGGGCGGGTCATGCAGATGGATAATCCGGAAAATCCGGTGATTATCGAAGATTTTATCCGTGCAATCGGCGGCGAACCGGTTGCGTACGGTTTGCGCAACGAATGCTGCGGCGGTTACGCTACGATTGAAGATAAAAATACGGCGCACAAACGCGGCGGCAAAATTCTTTTGAACGCGGCGGAATCGGATGCCGAATTATTGGTAACCGCGTGCCCGCTTTGCCTGTATAATCTGAACAAGAACGAAGCGTCAAAAACGACTCCCGTATATTATTTTACGGAACTGCTCGCGCAGGCGCTCGGCGTGTCGGAAAAGGAGGTTCTGTAA
- a CDS encoding SdpI family protein, which produces MNEKKSDPPMYADTSRTADSARVIDDGVRAADTSRAADTSRAAVSPMRVGLITCIVCAAAALLNCAVLFAVTARLPASVPVHVNWALMADRWGSVWELRLFSLIPVLFPVAALCAFRATKPEKQNVKVVAVVISAVTAVLLCASWMCVYAAFQFERAASGEPMPAVMLLFILVPLALTFMAIGNYSALIKPNKWLGVRTAATFSDKTVWRKTHRAAGFCGVGAGVLLLAAAIVTVRSGNTVPALAGLGIAVLLMLAPLPYARILAGSARRNAEK; this is translated from the coding sequence ATGAATGAAAAAAAATCCGATCCGCCGATGTACGCGGATACTTCTCGGACAGCTGATTCTGCCCGTGTGATTGACGACGGCGTCCGCGCGGCTGATACTTCCCGCGCGGCTGATACTTCCCGTGCGGCGGTTTCGCCGATGCGCGTCGGACTGATTACGTGCATCGTATGCGCCGCCGCAGCGCTGCTTAATTGCGCGGTGCTGTTCGCCGTAACGGCGCGCCTGCCCGCGTCCGTACCGGTGCACGTGAATTGGGCGTTGATGGCAGACCGTTGGGGCAGCGTGTGGGAACTGCGGCTTTTTTCGCTGATTCCGGTGTTGTTTCCGGTAGCGGCGCTGTGCGCATTCCGCGCAACGAAACCCGAAAAACAGAACGTAAAAGTCGTCGCCGTCGTTATCTCGGCGGTAACCGCCGTGCTGCTGTGCGCGTCATGGATGTGCGTATATGCGGCGTTTCAGTTCGAGCGCGCGGCGTCCGGCGAACCGATGCCCGCGGTGATGCTGCTGTTTATACTCGTACCGCTTGCGCTCACGTTTATGGCGATCGGCAATTATTCGGCGCTCATAAAACCGAATAAATGGCTGGGAGTGCGGACAGCCGCGACGTTTTCGGATAAAACGGTTTGGCGTAAAACGCACCGCGCGGCCGGATTCTGCGGAGTCGGCGCCGGTGTGCTGCTGCTCGCCGCGGCGATCGTAACCGTCCGTTCAGGCAACACCGTTCCGGCGCTCGCCGGGCTGGGAATCGCCGTCCTGCTTATGCTGGCGCCGCTCCCGTATGCGCGCATTCTGGCCGGTTCGGCTCGCCGAAACGCTGAAAAATAA
- a CDS encoding L-lactate dehydrogenase yields the protein MGNKITIIGSGSVGSTIAYTLAVQSLASEIVMIDINLEKSLGEALDIRQGMPFCDPVQIYAGSYQDAKDSDIVILTSGIARKPGQSRLDLAQTNVNITKSIIPEITKYAPDAIYIIVANPVDILTYQFYKTSGLPENRIIGSGTTLDTARLRSRLSEYYKVSQQNVHAYVFGEHGDSSFVPWSLCNISTVPIDSFSSCVKAEDKLFPPLVHEEVENYVRKSGGRIISRKGATFYAIAISVCHVCKCIFCETDTTLTVSTLMHGEYGIEDVCLSTLSLVGRDGIGGKLILPMSDTEVASLKKSADSLKDVISQLKF from the coding sequence ATGGGAAACAAAATTACTATCATCGGATCGGGCAGCGTCGGCTCTACTATCGCGTACACGCTTGCAGTGCAGAGTCTTGCTTCCGAAATTGTCATGATCGACATCAACCTCGAAAAATCATTGGGTGAAGCACTGGATATCCGGCAGGGAATGCCGTTTTGTGATCCCGTTCAGATTTACGCGGGAAGCTATCAGGACGCCAAAGATTCTGATATCGTCATTCTGACCTCCGGCATCGCCCGCAAACCCGGTCAGTCCCGCCTCGATTTGGCGCAGACGAACGTCAATATCACCAAATCGATCATCCCCGAAATTACCAAATACGCGCCGGACGCGATATATATTATCGTTGCCAATCCGGTCGATATTCTGACGTATCAGTTCTATAAAACGTCCGGGCTGCCCGAAAACCGCATTATCGGTTCCGGAACGACGCTGGACACCGCGCGTCTTCGTTCGCGCCTTTCCGAATATTACAAAGTCAGCCAGCAGAACGTGCACGCGTACGTGTTCGGCGAACACGGCGACAGTTCGTTCGTGCCGTGGTCGCTGTGCAATATTTCGACGGTGCCGATCGATTCGTTCAGCAGCTGCGTAAAAGCGGAAGACAAATTGTTCCCGCCGCTGGTGCATGAAGAAGTTGAAAATTACGTACGCAAATCCGGCGGACGCATCATTTCCCGCAAAGGCGCGACGTTCTACGCGATCGCCATTTCGGTCTGTCACGTCTGCAAATGCATTTTCTGCGAAACGGACACGACGCTGACCGTTTCCACGCTGATGCACGGCGAGTACGGTATTGAAGACGTGTGTCTGAGTACGCTTTCCCTGGTAGGCCGCGACGGTATCGGCGGAAAACTGATTCTGCCGATGTCCGATACGGAAGTCGCATCGCTGAAGAAAAGCGCCGACAGCCTCAAAGACGTTATCAGCCAGCTGAAATTTTAA
- a CDS encoding 4Fe-4S dicluster domain-containing protein, whose product MENKNLREQIIRSSGVNPRKCMKCGKCSATCPSYDEMEYHPHQFVAMVESGNIEPLLNSKSLYRCLSCFACVDRCPRNVEPAKLVEAVRLAVIRQQGQNHLKPEEIPALCAEDAEIPQQLLVSAFRKYSK is encoded by the coding sequence ATGGAAAATAAAAATCTCCGCGAACAGATCATCCGTTCAAGCGGCGTAAATCCGCGCAAATGCATGAAGTGCGGTAAATGTTCTGCAACGTGCCCGTCGTACGACGAAATGGAATATCATCCGCATCAGTTCGTGGCCATGGTTGAATCCGGCAACATCGAGCCTTTGCTGAATTCAAAGTCGCTGTACCGGTGCCTGTCGTGTTTTGCCTGCGTGGATCGCTGCCCGCGTAACGTGGAGCCTGCCAAATTGGTGGAAGCGGTGCGCTTGGCGGTTATCCGGCAGCAAGGTCAAAATCATCTGAAGCCGGAAGAGATTCCGGCGCTCTGTGCCGAAGACGCGGAAATTCCGCAGCAGCTTTTGGTCAGTGCTTTCAGAAAATACAGCAAATAG
- a CDS encoding CoB--CoM heterodisulfide reductase iron-sulfur subunit A family protein, with product MQRIGVFVCHCGTNIAGTVDVRSVAEVLKHEPGVVFSTEYQYMCSEAGQNIIKDAIKEHKLTGAVICSCSPRMHEATFRKTAAAAGLNSYMVEIANIREQCSWIHKDMATGTEKAIALGKAAVAKVHLNAPLTPGESPVTKRALVIGGGIAGIQTALDIADAGFEVDIVEKQPTIGGKMTQIDKTFPTLDCAACILTPKMVDCAQSDKIKIYSYSEVSDVKGFVGNFTVTIKRKARYVDETKCTGCGICTEKCPQKKIPNEFNLGMNNRTAVYIPFAQAVPKVATIDANSCMMLKSGKCGICSKVCGAGAIDYTQKDQFIEEKYGAIVVATGFNPIKIDQYDEFAYAQSKDVVTSLEFERLTNAAGPTSGTLLRPSDGKHPHTIVFVQCVGSREQNSCKGGKEYCSKICCMYTAKHAMLTREKYPDTDVYVFYIDVRTPGKNFDEFYRRAVEQYGVHYVKGMVGKVVPRADGTLDVQASDLISNEQLHISADMVVLAAAIEPDKTARPLATLLTASMDTNDFFTEAHPKLRPVESPTAGVFLSGTCQGPKDIPETVAQAGAAASKVISLLVKDKLTGNPCVARSNELMCNGCSSCEKVCPYGAITYADKEFKMPDRTVAVRRVAQVNSAVCQGCGACTVACPSGAMDLNGFSNSQIMAEVDAICR from the coding sequence ATGCAAAGAATAGGCGTTTTTGTGTGCCACTGCGGCACGAATATTGCAGGAACCGTTGATGTGCGCTCTGTTGCCGAAGTGCTTAAACACGAACCGGGCGTTGTCTTTTCTACCGAATATCAGTACATGTGTTCGGAAGCCGGACAGAACATCATCAAAGACGCAATAAAAGAACATAAACTTACCGGTGCCGTTATCTGCTCCTGTTCGCCCCGTATGCACGAGGCGACGTTCAGAAAAACGGCCGCCGCCGCGGGTCTCAACTCGTATATGGTCGAAATTGCGAACATCCGCGAGCAGTGTTCGTGGATTCATAAAGATATGGCGACCGGAACCGAAAAAGCGATCGCGCTCGGTAAAGCCGCCGTTGCGAAAGTGCATCTGAACGCGCCGCTGACGCCGGGGGAATCTCCGGTTACCAAGCGCGCGCTGGTTATCGGCGGCGGTATTGCCGGTATTCAGACTGCACTCGATATTGCCGACGCGGGATTTGAAGTCGATATCGTAGAAAAACAGCCGACTATCGGCGGTAAAATGACGCAGATCGACAAGACGTTTCCCACGCTCGACTGCGCAGCTTGTATTCTGACCCCGAAAATGGTAGACTGCGCCCAGAGCGACAAAATCAAAATCTATTCGTACAGCGAAGTGTCCGACGTAAAAGGCTTCGTCGGCAATTTTACCGTTACGATCAAGCGTAAAGCGCGTTACGTCGATGAAACCAAATGCACCGGCTGCGGTATCTGTACCGAAAAATGTCCGCAGAAAAAGATTCCCAACGAATTCAACTTGGGCATGAACAACCGCACCGCCGTGTACATTCCGTTTGCGCAGGCCGTTCCGAAAGTTGCGACTATCGACGCAAATTCCTGCATGATGCTCAAAAGCGGCAAGTGCGGCATCTGCTCGAAAGTGTGCGGTGCCGGCGCTATCGACTATACGCAGAAAGACCAATTTATAGAAGAAAAATACGGTGCAATCGTCGTTGCAACCGGTTTTAATCCGATTAAAATCGATCAGTACGATGAATTCGCATACGCGCAGAGCAAAGACGTTGTTACGTCGCTTGAATTCGAGCGATTGACGAACGCCGCCGGTCCCACGTCGGGAACGCTGCTGCGCCCGTCTGACGGCAAACATCCGCATACGATCGTATTCGTTCAGTGCGTGGGAAGCCGCGAACAGAACAGCTGTAAAGGCGGCAAAGAATACTGTTCCAAAATCTGCTGTATGTATACGGCAAAGCACGCGATGCTTACGCGCGAAAAATATCCGGATACCGACGTGTACGTGTTCTATATCGACGTACGTACGCCCGGCAAGAACTTCGACGAGTTTTACCGGCGCGCCGTCGAACAATACGGCGTGCATTACGTCAAGGGCATGGTTGGTAAAGTCGTTCCCCGTGCGGACGGAACGCTCGACGTGCAGGCGTCCGATTTGATTTCAAACGAACAACTGCACATCAGCGCGGATATGGTCGTTTTGGCTGCCGCGATCGAGCCGGATAAAACGGCGCGTCCGCTTGCGACGCTGCTGACTGCCAGTATGGATACGAACGATTTCTTTACCGAAGCGCATCCCAAACTGCGCCCGGTCGAAAGTCCGACTGCCGGCGTGTTCCTTTCCGGAACGTGTCAGGGGCCAAAAGACATTCCGGAAACGGTTGCCCAGGCGGGCGCCGCCGCGTCTAAAGTTATCAGTCTGCTGGTAAAAGACAAACTGACCGGCAACCCGTGCGTTGCGCGCAGCAACGAACTGATGTGCAACGGCTGTTCTTCATGTGAAAAGGTTTGCCCGTACGGTGCTATCACCTATGCGGATAAAGAGTTCAAAATGCCCGACCGCACCGTCGCCGTGCGCCGCGTTGCGCAGGTTAACTCGGCAGTTTGCCAGGGCTGCGGCGCGTGTACGGTTGCCTGTCCGTCCGGAGCGATGGACTTGAACGGATTTTCCAACAGTCAAATCATGGCGGAGGTGGACGCAATATGCCGGTAA
- a CDS encoding 4Fe-4S dicluster domain-containing protein, with translation MVRIPVSELDRFFAAAAEKQDVYLPVNNQAGQAEFKKWRKGAALSSALNTVRSAKDFFFPQTENIVDFKMEGKNIEVVDAREPNADFIVFGVRACDAASFGILDKVFLADPVDSFYKGRREHGTIVTVACTAPAPTCFCNLFGIDAADPAGDVSGWIADGTLYLEAKTEKGKKLLDSLSAAVTPADASGEAAVTAQKKATSAAMEKQPFAHLCKDRFKGENLLDIFNDPRWKSLSQACLGCGTCTFVCPTCQCYDIRDFDTGHGVKRFRCWDSCMYSDFTKMAHGNPRLTQLERFRQRFMHKLVYFPSNNDGQYGCVGCGRCLAKCPISMNIVKVMKTLGDE, from the coding sequence ATGGTACGAATTCCCGTTTCCGAACTCGACCGTTTTTTTGCCGCTGCGGCGGAAAAACAGGACGTATATCTGCCCGTCAACAATCAGGCGGGGCAGGCTGAATTCAAAAAATGGCGGAAAGGCGCCGCTTTGAGTTCGGCTTTAAATACCGTGCGCAGTGCGAAAGACTTTTTCTTTCCGCAGACGGAAAATATCGTCGACTTCAAAATGGAAGGAAAGAATATCGAAGTAGTGGACGCCCGTGAACCGAACGCGGATTTTATCGTATTCGGTGTGCGTGCGTGCGACGCGGCGAGCTTCGGCATACTTGATAAAGTATTCCTTGCAGATCCCGTCGATTCGTTCTATAAAGGACGGCGCGAACACGGCACGATCGTAACCGTCGCCTGCACCGCGCCGGCGCCGACGTGCTTCTGCAACCTGTTTGGCATAGACGCGGCGGACCCTGCCGGAGACGTAAGCGGCTGGATTGCCGACGGTACGCTGTACCTTGAAGCGAAAACCGAAAAGGGCAAAAAATTGCTCGATTCGCTGAGCGCCGCCGTTACTCCGGCCGACGCTTCAGGCGAAGCGGCGGTAACCGCTCAGAAAAAGGCGACTTCCGCCGCGATGGAAAAACAGCCGTTCGCGCATCTGTGCAAAGACCGCTTCAAAGGCGAAAACCTGCTCGACATTTTTAACGATCCGCGCTGGAAGAGCCTGTCTCAGGCGTGTCTGGGCTGCGGCACCTGTACGTTCGTCTGCCCGACGTGCCAGTGCTACGATATCCGCGATTTCGACACCGGTCACGGCGTCAAGCGGTTTCGCTGCTGGGACAGCTGCATGTATTCGGATTTTACCAAAATGGCGCACGGCAACCCGCGTCTGACGCAACTTGAACGGTTCCGTCAGCGCTTCATGCACAAGCTCGTGTATTTTCCGTCGAACAATGACGGGCAGTACGGCTGCGTCGGCTGCGGCCGCTGTCTGGCAAAATGCCCGATTTCGATGAACATCGTAAAAGTAATGAAAACATTGGGAGACGAATAA
- a CDS encoding autorepressor SdpR family transcription factor — protein MSDVWNALADKSRRTIIALLRERDMTAGEIAAHFDMAKPSVSHHLSILKNAGLVSCEKKGQNLIYSANMTVFQELIELVVAMADSSSDPLEANK, from the coding sequence GTGTCGGATGTGTGGAATGCGCTGGCGGATAAATCGCGGCGGACGATTATCGCGCTTTTACGGGAGCGCGATATGACGGCCGGTGAAATCGCCGCCCATTTTGATATGGCGAAACCGTCGGTTTCTCACCATTTGAGTATCCTGAAAAACGCGGGACTCGTTTCATGCGAAAAAAAAGGGCAGAATTTGATCTATTCGGCCAATATGACGGTTTTTCAGGAATTGATAGAATTGGTCGTTGCAATGGCCGATTCGTCGAGTGATCCTTTGGAGGCAAACAAATGA
- a CDS encoding hydrogenase iron-sulfur subunit produces MPVTETEAFKPKIVAFCCNWCSYAGADLAGTNRLAYPADVKIIRVPCSCRINPMFILRAFQRGADGVILCGCHPGDCHYTSGNYFARRRMTLLFSMLDFLGIEKGRTRVEWVSAAEGAKFAATMNDFAATITSLGKNKRLEDLRCTKR; encoded by the coding sequence ATGCCGGTAACTGAAACGGAAGCTTTTAAACCCAAAATAGTCGCGTTCTGCTGCAACTGGTGTTCGTATGCCGGCGCCGACCTTGCCGGAACGAACCGTCTGGCGTATCCCGCCGACGTAAAAATTATCCGCGTGCCGTGTTCGTGCCGGATCAACCCGATGTTCATTCTGCGCGCGTTTCAGCGCGGCGCGGACGGCGTCATTTTGTGCGGCTGCCATCCGGGCGACTGCCACTATACGAGCGGCAACTATTTTGCGCGCCGCCGCATGACGCTGCTGTTTTCGATGCTCGATTTTTTGGGAATTGAAAAAGGCCGCACCCGCGTGGAATGGGTTTCCGCAGCGGAAGGAGCGAAGTTCGCCGCGACGATGAACGATTTTGCGGCGACGATTACGTCGCTCGGTAAAAATAAACGGCTGGAGGACTTGCGATGTACGAAACGATAA
- a CDS encoding 4Fe-4S dicluster domain-containing protein produces MYETINAALLAKAKDMLASGSVARVLGWQKGLFNYDITPAVFSSAEELGREFVYNEFCGANMSKYLIKESRKEGKILVFLKPCDTYSFNQLIKEHRIIRENVYAVGVPCNGMKDPESGETAERCLVCRGKKHVAYDELLSADGVSCDESELDAETAKKRFAKVAELEALSPDERFEFWRGELSRCIRCNACRNVCPACSCELCVFDNPGSGVANKAPSDSFEENMFHIIRAFHVAGRCTDCGECSRVCPQHIPLHLLNRKFIKDIDELYGDYQAGADTESRAPLNTYTTGDVEPSVVYERSSEKGGND; encoded by the coding sequence ATGTACGAAACGATAAACGCCGCCCTGCTTGCCAAGGCAAAAGACATGCTGGCTTCAGGCAGCGTTGCGCGCGTGCTCGGCTGGCAGAAAGGGCTGTTCAATTACGACATTACGCCCGCCGTGTTTTCTTCGGCAGAAGAACTCGGCAGGGAATTCGTGTACAACGAGTTCTGCGGTGCGAATATGTCGAAATATCTGATTAAAGAATCGCGCAAAGAAGGCAAGATTCTGGTATTTTTGAAACCGTGCGACACGTACAGTTTCAATCAGCTGATCAAGGAACACCGCATTATCCGCGAAAACGTGTACGCGGTGGGTGTGCCGTGCAACGGCATGAAAGACCCCGAATCGGGTGAAACTGCCGAGCGCTGTCTGGTGTGCCGCGGCAAAAAACACGTCGCGTACGACGAACTGTTGAGCGCGGACGGCGTAAGCTGCGACGAAAGCGAGCTCGACGCGGAAACGGCAAAAAAACGGTTTGCAAAAGTCGCCGAACTTGAAGCCCTGTCTCCCGACGAGCGGTTCGAGTTCTGGCGGGGCGAACTGTCCCGCTGTATCCGCTGCAACGCGTGCCGCAACGTGTGTCCCGCCTGTTCGTGTGAACTGTGCGTGTTCGACAATCCGGGATCCGGCGTTGCGAACAAAGCGCCGTCCGATTCGTTTGAAGAAAACATGTTCCATATTATCCGCGCGTTTCACGTCGCCGGCCGCTGTACGGACTGCGGCGAATGTTCGCGCGTGTGTCCGCAGCACATTCCGCTGCATTTGCTGAACCGCAAGTTCATTAAAGACATCGACGAACTGTACGGTGATTATCAGGCCGGCGCCGATACCGAATCGCGCGCGCCGTTGAACACGTACACGACGGGCGACGTTGAACCCTCCGTCGTATACGAGCGGAGTTCCGAAAAAGGAGGAAACGACTGA
- a CDS encoding solute carrier family 23 protein, with amino-acid sequence MSDHSILGPSDRPPLGRWIPLSFQHVFAMFGATVLVPLLTGLSPSTALFTAGTGTLIYILVTGAKVPAFLGSSFAFIPAIIGISSVYGMPAALGGAFCAGIFYALVAGIVKVAGTAWLDRALPPVVIGSVIIVIGLNLAPTAMNSAMMNNGTYSLAYFSIAIVTLGIAVVASIFCKGFFNTISILIGLVGGYMFTFVMGLFFPAYKLIDFTIVKEAAWFGFPHFALPQFSIVPIITFIIVSLATICEHLGDTLVTSKVVGRDFYKDPGLHRTLLGDGLATAWASLWGGPPNTTYGENIGVMAITKVYSVWVIGGAAVIALLLSFIQKFGAIIQTIPGPVMGGISMLLYGLIASSGLRTIVESGVDYKDKRNLTISSVIMVIGIGGGILQFNIGQSFTFSLGGVALATLVGILLNLLLPKTIDTPEAEKD; translated from the coding sequence ATGAGTGATCATTCGATTCTGGGCCCTTCCGACCGCCCTCCGCTGGGGCGTTGGATTCCGCTGAGTTTTCAGCACGTGTTCGCCATGTTCGGCGCAACCGTTCTGGTTCCGCTGCTGACGGGGTTAAGCCCGTCGACCGCTTTGTTTACGGCGGGAACCGGAACGCTGATTTATATTCTGGTAACCGGCGCGAAAGTTCCCGCCTTTTTGGGATCGTCTTTCGCGTTCATTCCGGCGATAATCGGGATTTCAAGTGTGTATGGAATGCCGGCTGCGCTTGGCGGCGCGTTTTGTGCCGGTATTTTTTATGCCCTCGTGGCCGGAATCGTGAAAGTTGCCGGTACGGCATGGCTCGACCGCGCGCTGCCGCCGGTCGTTATCGGTTCGGTTATCATCGTCATCGGTTTGAATCTTGCTCCTACGGCGATGAATTCGGCTATGATGAACAACGGTACCTATTCTTTGGCGTATTTTTCAATCGCCATCGTGACGCTCGGCATTGCCGTCGTTGCCAGCATTTTCTGCAAGGGATTTTTCAATACGATTTCGATCCTGATCGGACTGGTCGGCGGATATATGTTTACGTTCGTGATGGGGTTGTTCTTTCCGGCGTATAAGCTGATCGACTTTACCATTGTAAAAGAGGCGGCTTGGTTCGGTTTTCCGCATTTCGCGCTGCCGCAATTCAGCATAGTGCCGATTATTACGTTTATCATCGTGTCGCTCGCGACGATCTGCGAACATTTGGGCGATACGCTCGTTACGTCCAAAGTCGTCGGCCGCGATTTTTACAAGGATCCGGGACTGCATCGGACGCTGCTCGGCGACGGACTTGCGACGGCCTGGGCGTCTTTGTGGGGCGGCCCGCCCAATACGACGTACGGTGAAAATATCGGCGTAATGGCGATTACGAAAGTGTACAGCGTTTGGGTTATCGGCGGCGCGGCCGTGATTGCGCTGCTGCTGTCTTTTATCCAGAAATTCGGTGCTATCATTCAGACTATTCCCGGTCCGGTTATGGGCGGTATTTCCATGCTGCTGTACGGACTGATCGCTTCAAGCGGATTGCGCACGATCGTCGAAAGTGGCGTCGACTACAAGGATAAGCGGAATTTGACCATTTCGTCGGTTATTATGGTTATCGGTATCGGCGGCGGTATCCTGCAGTTCAACATCGGCCAGAGTTTTACGTTCTCTCTGGGCGGCGTCGCGCTTGCGACGCTGGTCGGTATTCTGCTGAACTTGCTGCTGCCTAAAACGATCGATACGCCCGAGGCTGAAAAAGACTGA